The window GGCGGCTAAAGCCTTCGATGACTGGCTGATTGACGCCGCAGCACAGGACGAAACCCAGCGCACTGCAGCGCTCAATCACTGGAGCGATGCCCCCGGCGCACGTCAGGTGCATCCGCGCGAAGAGCACCTGCTGCCGATGATGATGGTGGCCGGAGCCGCGGGCGCGGATCAGGGCAGCGCTTTTTATCGCGAAGAAATTATGGGCAAAGCCGTCTCGGCGATTGGTTTCGGGCTGTAAAACCCGGTATCAGAGCTTAAACCCCGGCGCATGATGCAGCTGTCCCTGAATCTGCGCGGCATCATCCAGCGCCTGTTCTAAGGTCTGGCTGCGGGCGGCATTAAACAGGCGCTTGGTTTCCCGCAGGCAGCGGGCGTCGTTGGTGGCCATCTGCCGCGCCAGACCAAGGGCACTGCCCAGCAGCTGGGCATGGGGTACCACACGACTGACCAGTCCCATGCGCAGTGCTTCGTCGGCCGAAAATGTGCGGCCGGTGAGCGCCATTTCCAGCGCATGCTGCATACCGATACGGCGCGGTAATAACCAGGCGCCGCCATCGCCGGGAATAATCCCCAGTTTGATAAAGCTTTCGGCAAAGGTCGCCTGCTCGCTGGCAATGGCAACATCGCACATGCACACCATATCGTTGCCAGCACCCACCGCCGGGCCATTAACCGCGGCGATAATGGGAATTTCCAGTTGCGCAAACGCCAGCGGAATACGCTGAATAAAGGCTTTGTAATTGGCGCTCAGCTGTTGTGCATCGCCGGCAAACATACCGCTGCGCTGCTGCATCGCTTTGATATTTCCGCCACCGCTGAACACTTTACCGGCACCGGTAAATACCGCGACCTTAATATCCTGACGATCGTTAACCTGGGCCAGCGTCTGTTCGATGGCGTCGATCACTTCGCCATCGGAAATGGCGTTTTTAATATCCGGCCGGTTCAGCGTCAGCAGGGCAATGCTTTCGGCACCGCTGTCGTCTTTGCATAATTCCAGAGTCAGGTGTGCGCTGTGGTCAGTCATGTTGCAGTTCCTCCAGATCGCGGAAGTGTTGCAGCGCTTCCGGGTTTTTCAGGGCGTCGGTATTTTTAACAGGCAAACCCTGCACCACATTGCGCACCGCCAGCTCCACCAGCTTACCGCTGATGGTACGCGGCAGTTCCGCCACCTGAATAATCTTCGCCGGCACATGGCGCGGCGTGCAGTGACTGCGGATCTGGCTGCGGATTTTATCGCGCAGCGCATCATCCAGTGTCTGGCCATTATTCAGCACCACAAACAGCACCACGCGCACATCGCCGGCCCAGGGCTGACCAATGGCCAGACTTTCCAGCACCTCGTCCAGCTGCTCGACCTGACGGTAAATTTCGGCGGTGCCGATACGCACACCACCGGGGTTGAGTACCGCGTCGGAGCGGCCGTGAATAACCAACCCGGCGGTTTCACCGCTGTCTTTGCCATGGTGCGCGACACGTTCGGCGTAATCGCCATGAGCCCAGACGCCATCAGGCTTTTGTACGCTATAGCGGCTGAAATAGGCATCGTGATATTTCTGTCCGTCCGGGTCATTCCAGAAACCAACCGGCATTGACGGGAAGGCTCTGGTGCACACCAGTTCGCCTTTTTCGCCCGGAGCCAGCGCGCGGCCTTCGTCATCCCAGATTTCCACTGCCATGCCTAAGCCAGCGCACTGCAGCTCACCGCGATAGACCGGCAGCAAGGGGTTACCCAGCGCAAAGCAGGATATGATGTCGGTACCGCCGGAGATGGAACACAGCGCGATATCGGCGCCGATATCGCGGTACACATAATCAAAGCTTTCATGCGCCAGCGGCGAACCGGTAGAGAGCAGGGTGCGGACTTTATGCGAATGCAACTGCGCCGGTTTTATGCCGGCTTTCTCCAGCGCCGACAGGTATTTGGCGCTGGTGCCGAAAATGGTGATGCCTTCTTCGGCGGCCATCTTCCACAAGACATCAGGCGCCGGGTGAAAAGGCGAGCCGTCGAACAGCACCAGCGTGGCACCGGTGGCCAGACCGGAAACCAGCCAATTCCACATCATCCAGCCGCAGGTCGTAAAGTAAAACAGCACGTCATCGGCGCGTACGTCGGTATGCAGACGCAGCTCTTTCTGATGCTGCAAAAGCGTACCGCCCGCACCATGCACGATGCACTTGGGTACGCCGGTTGTACCGGAGCTGTAGAGGATATACAGCGGCTGATCGAACGGCAGCTGGGCGAATTCAATGTCATCCTCTGACCACTGCTGCTGCGACGAGGTGATAAAATCCTGCCAGCTCACTGAGCCCTGTGGTTTGTTCAGCGTCAGCCCCGGATAAGGCACCGAAATCAGCTGCTGCGGCGGTAATTGCAGCGCATCGCGGATAGCGGCCACGCGCTCACCACAGTCGATGGTTTTACCGGCGTATAAATAGCCCTGAGTCGCGATCAGCAGCTTGGGCTGAATCTGGCCAAAACGATCAAGCACACCCTGCAGACCAAAGTCCGGCGAACAGGAAGAGAACAGCGCGCCAATCGACGCTGCCGCCAGCATGGTAATCACGGTTTCCGGCACATTCGGCATAAAGGCCGCCACCCGGTCACCGGCCTCAACACCCGCTGCACGCATGGCCTGTGCCAGCTGCGCCACCTGGGTATAGAGTTCGGCATAGGTCAGACTGCGGCGCTGGGCCGGATCTTCGTTGCGGAATACCAGTGCAGCTTTATTGCGGAACGCGGGATTCTGCGCCGGTGCCAGCAGGTTTTCAGCGAAGTTCAGCCGCGCGCCCTCAAACCAGCGCGCGCCGGGCATCTTATCGCCATCGCTCAGCACCGCCGTCGCCTCATGACTGGCAATCACATCACAGTAATCCCAGATCGCCTGCCAGAAATCTTCGCGCTCGTGGGTACTCCATAAATGCAGGTCATCGTAGTCACTGAACCGGTGGCCACTGGTGCGCTCCAGCCAGTTAATAAAACCCTGCATCTGCGAGGCGGTACGGCGTCCGGCGCAGGGCGTCCAGAGGGGGTGTTGCTGTTCTGTCATTGCTTGTCCTTATACTTCCGAAGGCTACGGCAAATACCGGTACCAATCCTGTAGGAGGGGATCTTATCCCCGACCCATTACTGACTCAGATCCACAGTGCATCCCAGTAGGGATAATCTCCGACCCGTCTTACCAACCCGGCACGCAGAGGATTGGCGACGATATAGCGTGCGGCAGGCAGAACATCTTCCTCGCGATGAATGCCACGGCAGTAACCAGATAAATACGACCGCTTTCGGAATAACGCCCGCGCCTTAACAGGCTGTAGCCGGTTTGTTGCCAGAGCTTTGCCATAACATTCCCTGTTATATAGCTGCATTACTGTCCAAGGTCGGGGATAAGATCCCCTCCTACAGCCATCTCATCACTATTTCTGCGTGGCTTTCGCCACCAGCGCGCGGCCGCTTTTACTGCCATTCGGGCGCTGCAGCTGGTCGCTGATCCACTGCCCGGTTGCTGCCAATAACTGCGCGTCGATACCGGTATGCAGACCGAGGCCTTCGACCAGACGCAGCACATCTTCGCTGGCGACATTACCCGATGCCCCGGCGGCATAAGGGCAGCCGCCCAGTCCGGCAACCGAGCTGTCGACGGTGCGGATTCCCAGCTCCAGCGCGGCGTAAATATTGGCCAGCGCCTGACCATAGGTATCGTGAAAATGCACCGCCAGCTGCGATACCGGCATATGCAGTGCCAGCGCGCGGATCAGATTCTGCGTCTGCGGCACGCTGCCGGTGCCGATGGTGTCACCCAGAGAGATTTCGTAGCAGCCCATATCAAGCAGCGCCTGCGCCACATCGACCACCGCCTGCACCGGCACCTCGCCCTGATAGGGACAACCCATCACGGTGGAGACATAACCGCGCACCGGCAGACCCACCGTACGGGCATGTTCCAGCACCGGGCGGATACGTTCCAGACTCTGCGACACGCTGCAGTTGATGTTCTTCCGGGTGAAAGCATCGGAGGCGGCGGTAAACACCGCAACCTCTGAGGCGTTGGCCGCCAGCGCCGCTTCCAGTCCCTGCAGATTGGGGGTGAGGGCGGCATAGCGCACGCCGGGCTGCCGTTTAAGCTGCAGCAGAACGCGGTCGCTGTACTGCATCTGCGGCACCCATTTGGGTGAGACAAAACTGCCGGCCTCGATATGGCGCAGTCCGGCTGCGGCCAGCCGCTCAATCAGCTCGCAGCGCAGCTCAACACTGAGCGCCTGCGCCTCATTCTGTAAGCCATCGCGCGCGCCGACTTCGACAATGCGCACGCTGTCCGGATGTGCCCGCTGCATCATGCGTCGGCCTCCGCTGCTGCCTCTTCAGTTATCTCCAGCTGCAACAGCTCAGTGCCTTCGGCTACCTGATCACCGGCCTGATACAGCACCGCCTGCACCAGCGCGGCCTGCGGCGCGCGGATGCTGTGCTCCATTTTCATCGCTTCCATAATCATCAGCACCTGACCGGCCTCAACCTGTTCGCCCGGCTGCACTTTAACCTCCAGCACCTGACCGGCCATGGGTGCGGTCAGACCGCCATGAT of the Thalassolituus hydrocarboniclasticus genome contains:
- a CDS encoding enoyl-CoA hydratase-related protein; the protein is MTDHSAHLTLELCKDDSGAESIALLTLNRPDIKNAISDGEVIDAIEQTLAQVNDRQDIKVAVFTGAGKVFSGGGNIKAMQQRSGMFAGDAQQLSANYKAFIQRIPLAFAQLEIPIIAAVNGPAVGAGNDMVCMCDVAIASEQATFAESFIKLGIIPGDGGAWLLPRRIGMQHALEMALTGRTFSADEALRMGLVSRVVPHAQLLGSALGLARQMATNDARCLRETKRLFNAARSQTLEQALDDAAQIQGQLHHAPGFKL
- a CDS encoding hydroxymethylglutaryl-CoA lyase, with product MMQRAHPDSVRIVEVGARDGLQNEAQALSVELRCELIERLAAAGLRHIEAGSFVSPKWVPQMQYSDRVLLQLKRQPGVRYAALTPNLQGLEAALAANASEVAVFTAASDAFTRKNINCSVSQSLERIRPVLEHARTVGLPVRGYVSTVMGCPYQGEVPVQAVVDVAQALLDMGCYEISLGDTIGTGSVPQTQNLIRALALHMPVSQLAVHFHDTYGQALANIYAALELGIRTVDSSVAGLGGCPYAAGASGNVASEDVLRLVEGLGLHTGIDAQLLAATGQWISDQLQRPNGSKSGRALVAKATQK
- a CDS encoding acetoacetate--CoA ligase: MTEQQHPLWTPCAGRRTASQMQGFINWLERTSGHRFSDYDDLHLWSTHEREDFWQAIWDYCDVIASHEATAVLSDGDKMPGARWFEGARLNFAENLLAPAQNPAFRNKAALVFRNEDPAQRRSLTYAELYTQVAQLAQAMRAAGVEAGDRVAAFMPNVPETVITMLAAASIGALFSSCSPDFGLQGVLDRFGQIQPKLLIATQGYLYAGKTIDCGERVAAIRDALQLPPQQLISVPYPGLTLNKPQGSVSWQDFITSSQQQWSEDDIEFAQLPFDQPLYILYSSGTTGVPKCIVHGAGGTLLQHQKELRLHTDVRADDVLFYFTTCGWMMWNWLVSGLATGATLVLFDGSPFHPAPDVLWKMAAEEGITIFGTSAKYLSALEKAGIKPAQLHSHKVRTLLSTGSPLAHESFDYVYRDIGADIALCSISGGTDIISCFALGNPLLPVYRGELQCAGLGMAVEIWDDEGRALAPGEKGELVCTRAFPSMPVGFWNDPDGQKYHDAYFSRYSVQKPDGVWAHGDYAERVAHHGKDSGETAGLVIHGRSDAVLNPGGVRIGTAEIYRQVEQLDEVLESLAIGQPWAGDVRVVLFVVLNNGQTLDDALRDKIRSQIRSHCTPRHVPAKIIQVAELPRTISGKLVELAVRNVVQGLPVKNTDALKNPEALQHFRDLEELQHD